A region from the Paraburkholderia youngii genome encodes:
- a CDS encoding NAD(P)/FAD-dependent oxidoreductase — translation MERTCIIVGASHAAAQLAPSLRQEGWEGRIIVVGDEAHLPYHRPPLSKAYLLGEKSSNDLLIRAEDAYGKLGIEFCLGERVVAIDRERKSVMLRDGASLAYDKLALCTGTRVRTVALPGARLEGVHYLRGIADIDRIRRHVQPGGYAAIVGGGYIGLETAAVLRRLGMHVTVLEMAPRVLARVTAPEVSGFFERVHREEGVDIRTSVTVDRFEGDGHVKRIVLNDGTALPASLVVIGVGVVPNVELAQAAGLEVDNGIVVDECARTSDPDIVAAGDCTLHPSPYYGRIRLESVPNATEQAKAAAAALCGKDKPYRATPWFWSDQYDIKLQIAGLNTGYDQVVVRGTRDTGRSFSAFYLKEDRLLAVDCINRAQDFMLSKRVIAEAVPLNPACLADEAFSLKSLFETAQH, via the coding sequence GTGGAAAGGACCTGCATCATCGTCGGCGCGAGCCATGCGGCGGCGCAACTTGCGCCGAGCCTTCGGCAAGAAGGGTGGGAAGGGCGCATCATTGTGGTCGGCGACGAGGCCCATTTGCCGTATCATCGGCCGCCATTGTCGAAGGCGTATTTGCTGGGCGAAAAGAGCAGCAACGATCTGCTGATCCGGGCCGAGGACGCTTACGGCAAACTCGGCATCGAGTTTTGTCTGGGCGAGCGGGTCGTCGCGATCGATCGGGAACGCAAGTCAGTGATGCTGCGCGATGGCGCATCGCTCGCCTACGACAAGCTCGCGCTCTGCACCGGTACACGTGTGCGGACCGTTGCGCTCCCCGGCGCGCGACTCGAAGGCGTACATTACCTGCGCGGCATCGCAGACATCGATCGCATTCGCCGCCACGTGCAGCCGGGCGGGTACGCTGCAATTGTCGGCGGCGGCTACATCGGGCTGGAGACGGCGGCTGTGCTCAGGCGTCTCGGTATGCATGTAACCGTGCTCGAAATGGCGCCGCGCGTGCTCGCGCGTGTCACGGCGCCGGAGGTGTCTGGCTTCTTCGAGCGCGTGCATCGGGAAGAGGGCGTCGATATCCGCACGAGTGTCACCGTCGATCGTTTCGAGGGCGACGGGCACGTCAAGCGGATCGTCCTGAACGACGGCACGGCGCTCCCTGCGAGCCTGGTCGTGATCGGGGTCGGCGTGGTGCCTAACGTCGAGCTGGCGCAAGCGGCCGGGCTCGAGGTCGATAACGGCATCGTCGTCGATGAGTGTGCGCGGACCTCAGACCCGGACATCGTCGCGGCGGGCGACTGCACGCTACATCCGTCGCCGTACTACGGCCGCATCCGACTTGAATCGGTCCCCAACGCGACTGAACAGGCGAAAGCAGCCGCCGCGGCGCTGTGCGGCAAGGATAAGCCGTATCGTGCGACACCGTGGTTCTGGTCCGACCAATACGACATCAAGCTGCAGATTGCGGGCCTCAACACGGGTTACGACCAGGTCGTTGTGCGCGGGACGCGCGACACAGGCCGCAGTTTCAGCGCCTTCTACCTGAAGGAAGACCGGCTCCTCGCAGTCGATTGCATCAATCGCGCGCAGGATTTTATGCTCAGCAAGCGCGTGATCGCCGAAGCCGTGCCACTCAATCCGGCATGCTTGGCCGACGAAGCGTTTTCATTGAAGTCGCTGTTCGAAACGGCGCAACACTAG
- a CDS encoding SDR family NAD(P)-dependent oxidoreductase, with the protein MKLKDRVVVVTGAAQGMGRAIAIEAALQGAAWVTLADLQEDRGTTAAHEVEEAGAKACFIRTDLSDTDAIRHMIDETARLAGGIDVLVNNAGVTDDGLTGRAPTIEDLPEAVWDTVMNVNLKAMWLASKFAAPWLRKSTKGPAIVNGASVAGSVAYPGLPAYAASKGGVVMLTKAIALDLADAGIRCNAYAPGAIDTPMLSRSVEHAQDREKARARLWGTHLLKRLGRPDEVAKLVCFLASDEASFSTGGTFSVDAGTLAWRGVH; encoded by the coding sequence ATGAAGCTCAAGGATCGAGTCGTCGTGGTCACAGGCGCGGCGCAGGGAATGGGCCGCGCAATCGCGATCGAGGCAGCGCTCCAGGGTGCCGCATGGGTCACGCTCGCGGACCTGCAGGAGGACCGCGGCACGACGGCCGCGCACGAGGTCGAAGAGGCCGGCGCGAAAGCCTGCTTTATCCGCACGGATCTGTCAGACACGGACGCGATCCGCCACATGATCGACGAGACCGCGCGCCTCGCGGGTGGCATCGACGTCCTCGTCAACAACGCCGGCGTCACCGACGACGGACTGACCGGCCGCGCCCCGACGATCGAAGACCTGCCCGAAGCCGTATGGGACACGGTCATGAACGTGAATCTCAAGGCGATGTGGCTTGCGAGCAAGTTTGCCGCGCCGTGGCTGCGGAAATCCACCAAGGGTCCCGCCATCGTTAATGGCGCGTCCGTCGCCGGCAGCGTCGCCTATCCGGGTTTGCCCGCGTATGCGGCGAGCAAAGGCGGCGTCGTGATGCTGACCAAGGCGATCGCACTCGATCTCGCCGACGCCGGCATTCGCTGCAACGCCTACGCGCCAGGGGCGATCGACACGCCGATGCTGTCCCGCAGCGTCGAGCACGCGCAGGACCGCGAGAAGGCCCGCGCGCGTCTGTGGGGCACACATCTGCTCAAACGTCTGGGACGTCCCGATGAAGTCGCGAAGCTAGTGTGCTTCCTCGCGTCCGACGAAGCGTCGTTCTCGACAGGCGGCACCTTCAGCGTCGACGCCGGCACGCTCGCATGGCGCGGCGTCCACTGA
- a CDS encoding ATP-dependent acyl-CoA ligase: MGQWDDKFERAARRWAEWRMHEYAQTERVIGHIIEDKARRYPHHEVFRFRDRTVTFDELNASSNRAANGFRALGIEPGDNVALMLSNRVEFLFAWFGLNRIGAVCVPINVALKGEGLAYQIDHADCVALVAEPAYAGTLGAIADRLPKLNHTIVVDAGMTPHLADWPGREALHFDELMSRAETAPGVAVDFRQLSTISYTSGTTGRSKGVLISHHYWYEIWSQAVKYSRYTDEDVLYTGLPFFHTSAHGTTGPAILADAQAVFVDRFSASRMLDDCRRWNCTSAKFIGGMLSILMKQAPSPLDADNPLRLMVGAAAPPHLWHAFEARFNTRLLELYGMTECSSCLVNPYDDRRAGACGRAITGYDVRIVDDLDNEVERGTTGELIVRPQRPFLGTSGYYKDPAATLDLFRNLWIHTGDLARQDDDGYFHFVDRKKQALRRRGENISSFEVEAVIGAHPAVLESCVVGVPAEMGEDDVKVVIVLRHGERLTEAELIRWCEPRLAYFAIPRYVAFRDSLPKTPSQRVEKYRLRAEGVTDDCWDRERAGIVIQR; encoded by the coding sequence ATGGGTCAGTGGGATGACAAGTTCGAACGCGCTGCGCGGAGATGGGCCGAATGGAGGATGCACGAATATGCGCAGACCGAGCGCGTGATCGGCCATATCATCGAGGACAAGGCGCGGCGATATCCGCATCATGAAGTGTTCCGGTTTCGCGACCGGACCGTTACGTTCGACGAGCTGAACGCATCGTCGAATCGCGCGGCGAATGGCTTTCGCGCGCTCGGCATCGAGCCTGGCGACAATGTCGCGCTGATGCTTTCGAACCGCGTCGAGTTCCTGTTCGCGTGGTTCGGGCTTAATAGAATTGGTGCGGTTTGCGTGCCGATCAACGTCGCGCTGAAAGGCGAAGGCCTCGCGTATCAGATCGATCATGCAGATTGCGTTGCGCTCGTCGCCGAGCCCGCCTACGCCGGGACGCTAGGCGCGATCGCGGACCGGCTGCCGAAGCTGAACCACACGATTGTCGTGGATGCGGGCATGACGCCGCATCTCGCAGACTGGCCTGGGCGCGAAGCGCTGCACTTCGACGAACTAATGTCCCGCGCGGAGACCGCGCCCGGCGTTGCGGTGGACTTCAGGCAGTTATCGACCATCTCGTACACATCCGGCACGACGGGGCGCTCGAAGGGCGTGCTGATCAGCCATCACTATTGGTACGAAATCTGGTCGCAGGCGGTGAAGTACTCGCGCTATACAGACGAAGACGTTCTCTACACCGGCCTGCCGTTCTTTCACACGAGCGCGCACGGGACGACCGGTCCCGCAATCCTTGCCGATGCGCAGGCGGTGTTCGTCGATCGCTTCTCGGCGAGCCGCATGCTCGACGATTGCCGCCGGTGGAATTGCACGTCGGCGAAATTCATCGGCGGGATGCTGTCGATCCTGATGAAGCAGGCGCCATCGCCGCTCGATGCCGACAATCCGCTTCGCTTGATGGTGGGTGCCGCCGCGCCGCCGCATCTTTGGCATGCTTTCGAGGCGCGCTTCAACACGCGCTTGCTTGAACTGTACGGCATGACCGAATGCAGCAGCTGTCTGGTGAATCCGTACGACGACCGCCGCGCGGGCGCGTGTGGAAGGGCGATCACGGGCTACGACGTACGTATCGTGGATGATTTGGACAATGAAGTAGAACGCGGCACGACCGGCGAATTGATCGTGAGACCGCAACGCCCGTTTCTCGGCACGAGCGGCTATTACAAGGACCCCGCCGCGACGCTCGATCTGTTCCGGAATCTATGGATTCACACGGGCGACCTCGCGCGACAGGACGATGACGGTTATTTCCACTTCGTCGACAGAAAGAAGCAGGCGCTACGAAGGCGCGGTGAAAACATCTCGTCGTTCGAGGTTGAAGCCGTCATCGGGGCACATCCGGCGGTGCTCGAATCATGCGTGGTGGGCGTACCAGCCGAGATGGGCGAAGACGACGTGAAGGTGGTCATCGTGCTCAGACACGGCGAGCGACTCACGGAAGCGGAGCTGATTCGCTGGTGCGAGCCGCGTCTCGCGTATTTCGCCATTCCCCGTTATGTCGCGTTTCGCGACAGCCTGCCGAAAACGCCGAGCCAGCGCGTCGAGAAGTATCGGCTGCGCGCGGAAGGCGTCACCGACGACTGTTGGGATCGCGAACGCGCAGGCATCGTCATTCAGCGCTGA
- a CDS encoding acyl-CoA thioesterase translates to MALTVSDLLSVLRVREESRHIFAGDSLFDGVRRIYGGQMLAQSIMAMGRTVREAHGLHSMQGYFVHPGDVSKRIRFDVQLVRDGRSFSTRRVTVTQNEHVVFIGAASFQAAEGDHERLARMPDVPSPEHMPAEAEFYARESHLLERRRSHVSTIMTLFERRSELWRPWLDPGVMAPANGLWCRLREPCGDDPLLCHAVLAYACDLDLMTTAMRPRGHGTMDRRARSASLDHAMWFHAPVRPDAWFYYDMSGPCATNNRGLGAGALYQDGRRIGTAMQEGLMRVNEDGSLA, encoded by the coding sequence ATGGCGCTGACGGTGAGCGATCTGCTGTCGGTCCTTCGGGTGCGCGAGGAAAGTCGTCACATATTCGCGGGCGATTCGCTCTTCGATGGCGTGCGGCGCATTTACGGCGGACAAATGCTCGCCCAGTCGATCATGGCGATGGGGCGAACCGTGCGCGAGGCGCACGGCCTGCATTCGATGCAGGGTTATTTCGTACACCCTGGAGACGTGTCGAAGCGCATCCGCTTCGACGTGCAACTGGTGCGCGATGGCCGCAGCTTCAGCACGCGCCGGGTGACCGTCACGCAGAACGAGCACGTGGTGTTCATCGGCGCGGCCTCGTTTCAGGCGGCAGAGGGCGATCACGAGCGTCTCGCACGGATGCCGGACGTGCCATCGCCCGAACACATGCCCGCCGAAGCGGAGTTTTACGCGCGCGAATCACATCTGCTGGAACGACGCCGCTCCCACGTATCGACAATCATGACGCTCTTCGAGAGGCGCAGCGAGCTGTGGCGGCCTTGGCTCGATCCGGGCGTAATGGCGCCCGCCAACGGGCTTTGGTGCCGGTTGCGCGAGCCGTGCGGCGACGATCCTCTGCTCTGTCACGCCGTGCTAGCCTATGCTTGCGATCTCGACCTGATGACCACCGCGATGCGTCCGCGCGGCCACGGCACGATGGACCGCCGCGCTCGCTCGGCGAGCCTCGATCACGCGATGTGGTTCCATGCGCCCGTGCGCCCCGATGCGTGGTTCTACTACGACATGAGCGGGCCGTGCGCGACAAACAATCGCGGGCTTGGCGCGGGCGCGTTGTATCAGGACGGGCGGCGGATCGGTACGGCGATGCAGGAAGGGCTGATGCGCGTCAATGAGGATGGGAGTCTTGCGTGA
- a CDS encoding LysR substrate-binding domain-containing protein, whose amino-acid sequence MNMRQLQYFLAVAAELNFTRASERVNIAQPALSAQIIALEDELGTPLFTREKRKVLLTPAGEILVEHAQRVLNTASAAIAAVRASGRGARAHLIVGSIYTAIYCFLPNTLRIFNTLAPNSDVSLQEMTISQQIAGLKEGLIEVGLVRGHVFDHNIVTELLYRELLVVAVPAGSEYDVAGPVNLRDLAKWPLIAVARGTATERGYGDKILDIFEDANLKPNIAKEAYDMHTSACLVAAGVGVAVVPAIMQLMQPHGVAYRPLAVETAGVSLSLAWHKDRVPPLLNAWREAARANAAQLIARHPQYFIDTSSPSLVEAAAA is encoded by the coding sequence ATGAACATGCGCCAACTCCAGTATTTCCTCGCCGTGGCCGCCGAGCTGAACTTCACGCGCGCTTCCGAGCGCGTGAACATCGCCCAGCCCGCGTTGAGCGCACAGATCATCGCTCTTGAAGACGAACTGGGCACACCGCTTTTCACGCGCGAGAAACGCAAAGTATTGCTCACGCCGGCTGGGGAAATTCTCGTCGAGCACGCGCAGCGCGTGCTCAACACGGCGTCGGCGGCCATCGCGGCGGTGCGTGCATCGGGCCGCGGGGCGCGCGCGCATCTGATCGTCGGCTCGATCTACACGGCGATCTACTGCTTTCTGCCGAACACGCTGCGGATCTTCAACACGCTCGCACCGAACTCGGACGTGAGCCTGCAGGAAATGACCATATCTCAGCAGATCGCGGGCCTCAAGGAAGGCCTGATCGAAGTCGGGCTTGTGCGCGGCCATGTATTCGATCACAACATCGTGACCGAGCTGCTCTATCGCGAGTTGCTTGTGGTGGCCGTGCCCGCCGGAAGCGAATATGACGTTGCCGGACCCGTCAATCTGCGCGATCTCGCGAAGTGGCCGCTCATCGCCGTCGCGCGTGGCACGGCGACGGAGCGCGGTTACGGCGACAAGATTCTCGACATCTTTGAGGACGCGAACCTCAAGCCCAACATCGCAAAAGAGGCCTACGACATGCATACGTCCGCGTGTCTCGTCGCGGCAGGTGTGGGCGTTGCGGTCGTCCCCGCCATCATGCAACTGATGCAGCCGCACGGCGTCGCCTATCGGCCGCTCGCCGTCGAAACCGCGGGCGTCTCGCTGTCGCTCGCCTGGCACAAGGATCGCGTGCCCCCCCTTCTCAACGCATGGCGCGAGGCCGCGCGCGCGAACGCGGCGCAACTGATCGCGCGCCATCCACAGTACTTCATCGATACATCGTCGCCAAGTCTCGTCGAAGCTGCCGCGGCCTGA
- a CDS encoding ferredoxin, producing the protein MANGNFKLRVAVDQDVCVGAGLCVLSTAEVFDQRDEDGVVKLLQTEPDEALYEKVLGAARKCPSKAIKVEKLTDDADTQESGQ; encoded by the coding sequence ATGGCAAACGGAAACTTCAAACTGCGCGTCGCAGTGGATCAGGACGTGTGTGTCGGCGCGGGACTTTGCGTGCTGTCGACTGCCGAGGTGTTCGACCAGCGCGACGAGGACGGTGTCGTGAAGCTGTTGCAGACAGAACCGGACGAGGCACTCTATGAAAAGGTGCTCGGCGCGGCACGCAAATGCCCGTCAAAGGCGATCAAGGTCGAGAAGTTGACCGACGATGCAGACACGCAGGAGAGCGGGCAGTGA
- a CDS encoding NAD(P)/FAD-dependent oxidoreductase yields MNARPESVVIVGAGQAGLQTAASLRDEGYEGAIRLIGDETGLPYQRPPLSKSFLTGDVAADELSLEESHWFDNARIELLAGERVGSIDRRRQRLSLLSGRIVPYDHLVLATGSRNRSLPFAIQPAHGVVSLRSVCDAQLLKARLGDARRVVVIGAGFLGLEVASIAAARGCDVHVVESVDRVMKRAISAEMSAAYGAHHQASGVRFFFNARVERIRCRDDQVCAVELADGTRLDADLVLVAAGVVPNSELAAACGLSGFNGVIVDERLRTSDPAISAIGDCAAFPYAFDGGDLLRLESVQNAVDQARHVARALLGDAAPYNQTPVFWSDQGGARLQIAGVARRLDSSVVRGDPESGAFSVFRYRHHRLTGVESCNRPAEHMAARRLLQRRISPTREQAADPSFDLKLLLTLEEAV; encoded by the coding sequence GTGAACGCGCGGCCCGAATCGGTGGTGATCGTCGGCGCGGGGCAGGCCGGGCTGCAGACCGCGGCCTCCTTGCGCGACGAAGGGTACGAAGGCGCGATCCGGCTCATCGGCGACGAAACGGGGCTGCCGTATCAAAGGCCGCCATTGTCCAAGAGCTTCCTGACCGGTGATGTCGCGGCGGACGAACTGAGTCTCGAGGAATCCCACTGGTTCGACAATGCGCGCATCGAGCTGCTGGCCGGCGAGCGCGTCGGCTCGATCGATCGCCGGCGTCAGAGGCTTTCGTTGCTGTCAGGGCGCATCGTGCCCTACGATCATCTCGTCCTCGCGACGGGATCGCGCAACCGCTCCCTACCATTTGCGATACAACCGGCGCACGGCGTCGTGTCGCTGCGCTCGGTGTGCGATGCGCAACTGCTCAAAGCGCGCCTCGGCGATGCGCGGCGCGTCGTCGTGATCGGCGCGGGATTTCTCGGCCTGGAGGTCGCGAGCATCGCGGCGGCGCGCGGCTGCGACGTGCATGTCGTCGAATCCGTGGATCGCGTGATGAAGCGCGCGATTTCCGCGGAAATGTCGGCTGCGTACGGCGCGCATCATCAGGCGTCGGGCGTGCGCTTTTTCTTCAATGCGCGCGTTGAGCGCATCCGCTGCCGCGATGATCAAGTCTGCGCTGTCGAACTGGCGGACGGCACGCGGCTCGACGCCGATCTCGTGCTCGTGGCCGCCGGCGTAGTGCCGAACAGCGAACTCGCGGCCGCGTGCGGCCTGTCAGGGTTCAACGGCGTCATCGTCGATGAGCGCCTGCGCACATCGGATCCGGCGATCTCCGCCATCGGCGATTGCGCGGCGTTTCCATACGCGTTCGACGGCGGCGATCTGCTGCGCCTCGAATCGGTGCAGAACGCGGTCGATCAGGCGCGCCATGTGGCGCGCGCTCTGCTCGGCGATGCGGCGCCCTACAACCAGACGCCTGTCTTCTGGAGCGATCAAGGCGGCGCGCGGCTGCAGATAGCGGGCGTCGCACGCAGGCTTGACAGCAGCGTCGTGCGCGGCGATCCCGAGTCCGGCGCGTTTTCGGTGTTCCGCTACCGGCATCACCGGCTGACCGGCGTCGAATCGTGCAACCGACCCGCCGAACATATGGCCGCGCGGCGGTTGTTGCAAAGGCGTATCAGTCCGACGCGCGAGCAGGCCGCGGATCCTTCGTTCGATCTGAAGCTGTTGCTGACGCTTGAGGAAGCGGTCTGA
- a CDS encoding 2Fe-2S iron-sulfur cluster-binding protein — translation MPVIKYVQVSGEATEVDVPLGSSVMQGAVDNMIAGIVAECGGACSCATCEVYVDDAWMGVVGEACDVEREMLEGLGEPRSNSRLSCQIEITPELDGLVVAIPG, via the coding sequence ATGCCAGTCATCAAATACGTACAGGTAAGCGGTGAGGCCACGGAAGTCGACGTGCCGCTCGGCAGTTCCGTGATGCAGGGTGCCGTCGACAACATGATCGCGGGCATCGTCGCCGAATGCGGCGGCGCGTGCAGTTGCGCGACCTGCGAAGTCTATGTCGACGATGCGTGGATGGGCGTGGTCGGCGAAGCGTGCGATGTCGAGCGCGAAATGCTCGAAGGTCTCGGAGAGCCGCGCAGCAATAGCCGCCTGAGCTGCCAGATCGAGATCACGCCGGAGCTGGACGGCCTCGTCGTCGCGATTCCTGGCTGA
- a CDS encoding CaiB/BaiF CoA transferase family protein translates to MAASPILDGIRILDMTSVIFGPYCTATLAEMGADVIKVEPLGGDEIRRVGRPAKTRGMGPAHMTLNRGKRSVVWDLKTPRGKASLLRLLARCDVFIHNLRREAIERLGLGYDAIRTLHPRLVYVHCTGFGEGGPYSGRPAYDDIIQAASGAASLLPRADGNPAPRYLPMAMADKVAGLHATYAVLGALLHRERTGHGQAVEVPMFESFTHFLLQEHLYGRAFIPPTDAAGYPRQLDPLRQPLKCLDGYIAVAPYTDERWVRFFGVTGHADFLEQEKLCTARERFLALDRMHAEMARIVADKPLRHWLVLFAECDIPASEVRDLEGVLADPHLMSVGFFEQRTHPSEGGTLQMRLPVRFHDTRPAEMHAAPCLGEHSEEIEAWLQQEGDTPR, encoded by the coding sequence ATGGCTGCATCGCCCATTCTCGACGGCATCCGCATTCTCGACATGACGTCGGTGATCTTCGGCCCGTATTGCACGGCGACACTTGCCGAAATGGGCGCGGATGTCATCAAGGTCGAGCCACTCGGCGGCGACGAGATCAGGCGCGTCGGGCGGCCCGCGAAGACGCGCGGCATGGGACCGGCGCACATGACGCTCAATCGCGGCAAACGCTCCGTCGTATGGGACCTGAAGACGCCGCGCGGGAAGGCATCGCTGTTGCGTCTGCTTGCCCGCTGCGACGTGTTCATTCATAACCTGCGGCGGGAGGCGATCGAGCGGCTCGGCCTGGGCTATGATGCGATCCGCACCCTGCATCCTCGTCTCGTCTATGTGCATTGCACGGGCTTCGGTGAAGGCGGTCCGTACTCAGGCCGGCCCGCGTACGACGACATCATCCAGGCTGCATCGGGGGCGGCAAGCCTTCTTCCGCGCGCCGACGGCAACCCCGCGCCGCGCTATCTCCCGATGGCGATGGCCGACAAGGTCGCCGGCCTGCATGCGACGTACGCCGTGCTCGGCGCATTGCTGCATCGGGAGCGGACCGGGCACGGGCAGGCCGTCGAGGTGCCCATGTTCGAGAGCTTTACGCATTTCCTGTTGCAGGAGCATCTCTATGGCCGTGCGTTCATTCCGCCGACCGATGCCGCTGGCTACCCGCGCCAGCTCGATCCGCTGCGCCAGCCGCTGAAGTGTCTCGACGGCTATATCGCAGTCGCGCCTTACACGGACGAGCGCTGGGTGCGCTTCTTCGGCGTGACGGGGCATGCGGACTTCCTCGAACAGGAAAAGCTATGCACGGCGCGCGAGCGCTTCCTCGCGCTCGACCGAATGCACGCGGAAATGGCCCGCATCGTGGCGGACAAGCCGTTGCGCCACTGGCTCGTGCTCTTTGCCGAATGCGATATCCCCGCGTCAGAGGTCCGGGATCTCGAAGGTGTACTCGCGGATCCTCATCTGATGTCGGTGGGCTTCTTTGAGCAAAGAACACATCCGTCGGAGGGTGGCACGTTGCAGATGCGCCTGCCGGTGCGCTTTCACGACACTCGGCCGGCCGAGATGCACGCAGCCCCCTGTCTCGGCGAGCACAGCGAAGAGATAGAGGCCTGGTTGCAGCAGGAGGGCGACACGCCGCGCTGA
- a CDS encoding SDR family NAD(P)-dependent oxidoreductase: MTTSVAVVTGSNGLTGQAICKNLSERGYKVVGLDIAESGKGEYAYHKCDVTDIEQIRAAVEAIDAEHGTIRVLINNAGVWHGKTFFDISPADYDFTYGVNARAPFFLSQEVAKRLVKAGGGGVIVNLASIVATAGSGVTDYGGSKAAVINLTKSLAKPLGPHGIRVTAVSPGTINTAMGEKVPKEIRDKLIAGSGLQRAAEPEEIASAVGFLVSDDARYVTGATLDVNGGL, translated from the coding sequence ATGACGACTAGCGTTGCAGTTGTTACGGGCTCGAACGGCCTGACGGGACAAGCCATTTGCAAGAACTTGAGTGAGCGCGGCTACAAGGTCGTCGGACTCGACATCGCCGAGTCGGGCAAGGGCGAGTACGCCTACCACAAGTGCGACGTCACAGATATCGAACAGATTCGCGCGGCCGTGGAAGCGATCGACGCGGAGCACGGCACGATCCGCGTGCTCATCAACAATGCGGGCGTCTGGCACGGCAAAACATTCTTCGACATTTCTCCTGCCGACTACGACTTCACGTACGGCGTCAACGCACGCGCGCCGTTCTTTCTGAGCCAGGAAGTGGCGAAGCGTCTCGTGAAGGCGGGCGGCGGCGGCGTGATCGTGAATCTCGCGTCGATCGTGGCGACGGCGGGCAGCGGCGTGACCGACTACGGCGGTTCGAAGGCGGCGGTCATCAACCTGACGAAGAGCCTCGCAAAACCCCTTGGCCCGCATGGCATTCGCGTCACGGCCGTCTCGCCGGGGACCATCAACACCGCAATGGGCGAAAAGGTGCCCAAGGAGATCCGTGACAAACTCATCGCGGGCTCAGGCCTGCAGCGCGCCGCGGAACCGGAAGAGATCGCGTCGGCCGTTGGCTTTCTCGTGAGTGACGACGCTCGCTACGTCACCGGCGCAACACTCGACGTCAATGGCGGTCTGTAA
- a CDS encoding cytochrome P450 gives MPRQRPFVPPAEYRDFQQQPGPVKVQMWDGRDAWLFTRYHDVRAVLGDNRFSGDPHVSGFPSLSPARNAVLDLEPAFIRMDPPQHGHYRRMLTKEFMIKRVSELRPRIDSIFNRLIDELLEKGPPANLVEDLFLPLTSEVIAGLLDVPASDHGFFQEQSRLKVLLDVDPSIPKAASDRILAYLDRLITERAKDAENRTDLLSRLIVEQVRPGHLTHRELVIMAELLLMAGHETTANQMALGVFSFLTNPDQLRLLRENPSLLRNAVEEMLRFHTIVHYNAFRVATEDVEVAGQMIRKGEGVIALISGANHDATAFEQPDRFDITRKADHHVAFSYGIHQCLGQPLARVELQVVFATLFERMPSLRFAVPLEEIKGKGDHFVQGLEALPVTW, from the coding sequence ATGCCACGGCAACGTCCTTTCGTTCCGCCCGCAGAGTACCGTGATTTTCAGCAGCAGCCGGGACCGGTAAAGGTGCAGATGTGGGATGGCCGGGACGCCTGGCTGTTCACGCGTTACCACGATGTGCGCGCCGTGCTCGGCGATAACCGCTTCAGCGGCGATCCGCATGTAAGCGGCTTCCCGAGCCTCTCGCCCGCGCGCAATGCCGTCCTCGATCTGGAGCCCGCGTTCATTCGCATGGACCCGCCGCAGCACGGCCACTATCGGCGCATGCTGACGAAAGAATTCATGATCAAACGGGTAAGCGAGCTTCGTCCGCGCATCGATTCGATTTTTAATCGACTCATTGATGAACTGCTCGAAAAGGGACCGCCCGCTAATCTGGTCGAAGACCTCTTCCTGCCGCTGACGTCGGAAGTAATCGCCGGCCTGCTCGATGTACCCGCGAGCGATCATGGCTTCTTTCAGGAACAAAGTCGGCTCAAGGTGCTGCTCGACGTCGATCCGTCGATTCCGAAGGCGGCGTCAGACCGCATCCTCGCGTATCTCGACCGGCTAATCACCGAGCGTGCGAAAGATGCGGAAAACCGCACGGACCTGCTGAGCCGGCTCATCGTCGAGCAGGTGCGGCCGGGGCATCTGACCCATCGCGAACTGGTGATCATGGCTGAGCTGCTGCTGATGGCCGGCCACGAAACGACCGCGAACCAGATGGCGCTCGGCGTGTTCAGCTTCCTCACCAACCCAGACCAGCTGCGCTTGCTGCGTGAGAATCCTTCGCTGCTGCGCAATGCGGTCGAGGAAATGCTGCGCTTTCATACTATCGTTCACTACAACGCGTTCCGGGTCGCAACGGAAGACGTCGAAGTGGCGGGGCAGATGATCCGCAAGGGCGAGGGCGTAATCGCGCTGATTTCCGGTGCGAATCACGACGCCACGGCGTTCGAGCAGCCGGATCGCTTCGACATCACGCGCAAGGCCGATCATCACGTCGCGTTCAGCTACGGCATTCACCAGTGTCTAGGCCAGCCCCTTGCGCGCGTCGAGTTGCAGGTCGTGTTCGCGACGCTCTTCGAACGCATGCCGAGCTTGCGCTTTGCCGTGCCGCTCGAAGAGATCAAGGGCAAGGGCGATCATTTCGTGCAAGGCCTCGAAGCCTTGCCGGTTACCTGGTAA